A single genomic interval of Spinacia oleracea cultivar Varoflay chromosome 6, BTI_SOV_V1, whole genome shotgun sequence harbors:
- the LOC130463336 gene encoding uncharacterized protein has translation MAAIWDCALIMYVVGDKPSIGAVIRYIDKEWGHVGKPNVFLHDEGYFVVKFCSKRDRDEVLVAGPHTFFGRPMITKPWSSDFNFQEEILRVIPVWVKLPNLPLCCWGMDSLSRIGSLVGVPLFADECTSKKLRISFARLLIEVDVTKTVTKVVQIQDSCGRTFNQKVEYEWLPPFCKECQIIGHDCSVKKGQTRYQPATHVQPVQKKVTKVWKPKKVVNAAVSVPEPAVPEEIIPSLIATTPLNQAQVSDVQDDGWRVVSRRRRESKHYDHPLGLAQVPKVVDVVEGFSIEEEGEDAEVEEGDRYPP, from the coding sequence ATGGCTGCTATTTGGGATTGTGCTTTGATCATGTATGTTGTTGGTGATAAACCCTCCATTGGGGCAGTAATTAGGTATATTGATAAGGAATGGGGTCATGTTGGTAAGCCTAATGTGTTTCTACATGATGAGGGCTATTTTGTGGTTAAATTCTGCTCAAAAAGGGATAGAGATGAGGTACTGGTTGCTGGACCTCACACTTTCTTTGGTAGGCCTATGATCACTAAGCCATGGTCATCAGATTTTAATTTCCAAGAGGAAATTCTCAGGGTAATTCCTGTGTGGGTGAAGCTCCCTAACCTACCTCTGTGTTGTTGGGGCATGGATTCTCTCAGTAGGATTGGGAGCCTTGTTGGGGTTCCTTTATTTGCTGATGAGTGTACCTCTAAGAAATTGAGGATTTCTTTTGCTAGGCTCTTAATTGAAGTTGATGTTACTAAAACTGTCACCAAGGTTGTTCAAATACAGGACTCTTGTGGTAGAACCTTCAATCAGAAAGTGGAGTATGAATGGCTCCCACCTTTTTGTAAGGAATGTCAAATAATTGGGCATGATTGTTCAGTTAAAAAGGGTCAAACAAGATATCAACCTGCTACTCATGTTCAACCAGTGCAGAAAAAGGTGACTAAGGTCTGGAAACCAAAGAAGGTGGTGAATGCTGCTGTTTCTGTACCTGAACCTGCTGTTCCTGAAGAAATCATTCCAAGTTTGATTGCTACTACCCCTTTGAACCAGGCACAAGTGAGTGATGTTCAAGATGATGGATGGAGAGTAGTATCCAGGAGAAGGAGAGAGTCTAAACACTATGATCATCCTTTGGGATTGGCTCAGGTTCCAAAAGTGGTTGATGTAGTGGAGGGATTTTCTATAGAGGAGGAGGGTGAGGATGCAGAGGTTGAGGAAGGAGATAGGTATCCACCATGA